In Miscanthus floridulus cultivar M001 chromosome 19, ASM1932011v1, whole genome shotgun sequence, the DNA window CACGGACCTCGCATCAAATATCGTGTTCTACACGAACTTTACAACAAGCACAAAAAGACCGTGCAACGCTTGCACACCTGCAAGTTTTTTCTTGCCAACAACTCCGATCTCCCGAACCGATCGAGCAAAAGATCTCCCTCCCAAGTCACACTCAAGGCTTCAAATATCTCTAAACGCAGCAGCGACGTGTACCACAACGAGTGGCCAAGAGGCGATAAGAAACGAGTGCACGTAAAACGCCTGCGCTTCGACGAACAAAGCTATATATTAACCTCGTCTCTCCAGCGCAAAATGCCAAGTACTGAAGCACAGTTCTAGCTACGTGACAGCCAGCACTACACACCATCCCTTGTCGACGCAAGAGAGCGAGTTTGTTTGTAACAGGAAGCTAGCTAGCTAAGATAGAAATGGCGTCGACGGTGGCAAGCCTCTCTATTCGGGCGACCACCTTCGCGGCCGCCGATGTGCTCCCAAGGAGGAAGGCGGCCAGCCGCGTCTGGTTCCCCGTGGCGCGCCGTGGCGGGTTCGCCGTGAGGTCGACCGGGCCAGCCACGCCGCCGGATATCTCCGACAAGCTGTCGGAGAGCATCAAGGAGGCGGAGGCGACGTGCGCGGACGAGAAGGGCACCGCGGAATGCGCGGCGGCGTGGGACAATGTGGAGGAGATCAGCGCCGCGGCGAGCCACGCCCGCGACAACCTCAAGGAGAACAGCGACCCGCTCGAGAAGTACTGCAAGGACAACCCGGAGACCGACGAGTGCCGCATCTACGACAACTAATAAGCGCGTGTACAAGTAATGAATCAAACGTGTTATTAATTTGTTATTATAATAGGCGATCGACATAATAAAGGAAGAAGGTTGTGGTACAAAAGAATAATACTCGGCGGGGAGGAATGAACTCGTATGAAACTACCGAATGCTTCTCTACCTG includes these proteins:
- the LOC136528166 gene encoding calvin cycle protein CP12-1, chloroplastic-like, encoding MASTVASLSIRATTFAAADVLPRRKAASRVWFPVARRGGFAVRSTGPATPPDISDKLSESIKEAEATCADEKGTAECAAAWDNVEEISAAASHARDNLKENSDPLEKYCKDNPETDECRIYDN